Part of the Desulfovibrio sp. JC010 genome, TGATTCTTGCCGTGGCGAAGGTCCTTTCGCTTGTTCTTAATCTCTATATGTGGGTGGTTATCATTTCCGCTCTGATTACTTGGGTCAATCCTGATCCCTACAATCCCATTGTCAGATTTTTACGCAGTGTGACCGAGCCTGTCTT contains:
- a CDS encoding YggT family protein; the encoded protein is MDYVILAVAKVLSLVLNLYMWVVIISALITWVNPDPYNPIVRFLRSVTEPVFAKVRQYLPFVNIGGFDLSPIVVLLAIQMIDIALVGNLTRLAYGM